The DNA region ATTGACTTACTACTGCAAAAAAAGCTCTCACAAGCAGTTAATTTGTATCATCAATTATTAGTGAGTGGTGAGGAGCCTCTGCGCTTACATGGGGCGATGCTCTCTCAATTCCGATTATTATTACAGGTTAAAGCAGCGACAACGAGTGAACAAGGGACAGCGACTGCGTTAAAAGTACATCCTTATCGAGTTAAATTAGCGCGCCAAACAGGTCGTAAATTAGCATATAAAAATATCGCACAGGCATATTTAGGGCTAGTTGATATGGAAAAGCAACTCAAGCGGACAGCAAGGGACCCAGAACTATTATTTGAATTATTTGTTCTTCGCTACCAAACCATTACAGCCTAATGACGCGGATAGTTAATGCACTGATCTGGCTATCGGCAAAAGTGATTACGTTGTGTCATATTTTAAAAAAGCGTTACCGAGCTGCGATACGTCAATGAGATGATGTTTTGCTGCTGGTGTTCAAAAATCGATTTTATTTATCTGATCAAAGTTGGCACTATGGTTAAAAGCCCGATGATTAGTTGAATTGGGATTAAAAATACTTGACTGGCTGATGCTTGCATATTTCATGAAATTCAGTTATTATATTTAAGTGCACTTTTGCACACGACCTAATGCTGTGTTTTTACGGTTCACCGTCGAATTACTCGGCATTGGGCGACATTTTATTTATGAAAGGTGGATAATTCCAATGGCAATTTCTGCACAACAAAAGACAGAAATCATGAAGGAGTTCGCACGTCACGAAGGTGATACCGGTTCAGTTGAAGTACAAGTTGCAGTTTTGACTGCTGACATTAACTCATTGAACGGACATATGTCTGAACATAAGCATGATTTCCACTCACAACGTGGATTGATGAAGAAAATCGGTCGCCGTCGTAACTTATTACGTTATTTACGTGATAACGATGTTGCACGTTACCGTGACTTGATCGCAAAGCTTGGTTTGCGTCGTTAATTTTAACACGTAGACACTGTAAGACATATATCATCAAAGGAGAATAGACATGCCAATTATTGAAGGATCAATTAAGCGTGCTCGTTTGAACAAAGTACAACGCGAGCGGAATATCGCACAAACTTCAGCCTACCGTACTGAAGTTAAGAAGTTCCGCAAGGCCGTTGAAGAAGGGGCTGATAACTTGCAAGAGTTATTCGCTGCTGCTTCATCAGCAATCGACAGTGCTGCTTCAAAGGGCTTGATTGCTAAGAATAAAGCATCACGTGATAAGTCACGTTTGTCAGCTTTATTAAATAAATAAATTTAAAATAGAAACCCATGAGTTAGATTTATGTTAGCTCATGGGTTTTTATTTTGTAGAGAAAAGCTTATTTTTTGTTGACACAATATGATATACAGTATAATATAAATAAGTGTTAATGTTATATATCGTATATCATTGTTTTGAAAACAATAAAGGGGAATAGATAATGAATATTTTAGAAGTTAAAAATTTAACAAAAGTTTATGGTGAAAAAGAGGGAAACCAACACACTGCTTTAAATAATTTGAGCTTTACAATGGAAAAAGGCGAATTTGTGGCAATTATGGGTGCATCAGGGTCGGGTAAATCAACATTGCTGAATGCAGTTTCTACTCTAGATGTACCAACATCTGGCGAAATAAAAATTGGTGGTAAATCAATTGCAAATTTATCTGGTCGCAAACTGTCTGATTTCCGAGCAAAAGAAATTGGATTCATTTTTCAAGAATTTAATCTATTAGAAAATTTAACTGTTCGTGAAAATATTGCCTTGCCGTTGTCATTACAAAACGTTAAAGCAGCCAATATTAAAGAGGCAGTGGATCGTGTGGCTTTGATTTTAGACATTGCAGATTTATTGGATAAATACCCAGAACAACTTTCTGGTGGTCAAAAGCAACGAACAGCTGCGGCGCGGGCGTTGGTACACAATCCAGCTATTATTTTAGGGGATGAGCCTACTGGAGCATTAGATTCGAAAAACGCACATAGTATGTTAGATGCGATGACAGAGATGAATGTTAACCAGGGCGTTTCAATTTTGATGGTCACGCATGATGCGATGAGTGCGAGTTATGCCAATCGTCTGTTGTTGATTAAAGATGGACAAGTTTATAAAGAGTTGAATAAGGGTCAAAATGAGAGCAATGAAACGTTCTATCAGGACATTTTGAATGTTGTCGCACAACTTGGACAAGATTAGTTTTTTGGGGGAAATTGGTATGTTAATGAAGTTAGCCTTATCTGGCATGAAAAGTCGGCGTCGTGATTATATCGTTTTATTCTCAGGACTAATCTTTTCCGTTGCTATTTTTTATATGTTTGAAACGATCGCGATGAATAAGGCGTTTATTCAAAGTACATCGTCAGTTAGTGTTTTGCCCATTATATTTCACCTAGGGTCAGTCTTGTTAGCAATTATTACGTTAGTATATATTATTTATGCGAATTCATTTTTGCTTTCCTTAAGACAACGTGAATTTGGGATGTATATGATGCTGGGTGCTAGAAAAAACAAAATCACGCAAATTATGTTTGGTGAGACATTATTAATTGGTGTGGTTGCTATCATGAGTGGCTTAATCTTAGGCACTGGGTTATCAGCGATAGTGAGTCATGTATTAATGCAGGCCTTGTCGTTTCAATCGCATGCGTTTACAGCTTTCTATGTCCCTTCGATTGTGATAACAGTTTTATTCTTCACGGTATTGTTCTTTGTTTCATCAGTTGTCAATGCAGGCATGTTAAGTAAGATGAAACTGATCAACCTATTAAAAGGTGGTAAACAGACCGAACGTAAGCCCGTTAAAAAAGTGTTGAATTGGGGAATGTTCGGGTTGGCAATTCTCTTATTGGTTGCCGGTTACTTGGCACTGTACCAAGTTGGAACGGGTGATATGAAATTAAATGGCGTTGGAATCGCATTGGTGACAATTCCGGTTGGAACATATTTGACTTATGCAACGCTTGTGCCCCGTATTATTGCTGGACTTCGTCATCGTCAACATACTATTGAGCGCGGATTAACAGGTTTTACTTACGGTCAAATTGAATTTCGAATGACACAATACTCACGCATGTTAGCCGTCGTGACGATGCTATTAGCTTTGGCATTGGGGAGCGTGACAGTTGGACTTGGTTTTAAAAGTAACGCAGATTTAATTACTGAAAAAAGTTATTATTATGATGCAGTTCTTCAGAATCCTAATGGTGTTGAAAAAAAGTTGTTAAGTCAGACAGGGGCGCAAACCAAATATAATAATTATCGGTATAAAGTGGTTGATCATGTTGTCTACTATCAAGTTGATGATTTAATGAAAAATATTCCGACTTTGACGGCGAATAATAAATATAAAAAACCAGCAGCTGAAAATTTAGTGACGTTAACATTAACGCCACGTTGGGAAGAAACGTTGATGCAACTTTATCCCTATTATATGCAAGCTGAACCATTTGAATTTAAATTGGTAGATGTTAATTCGTTTAATCAGTTACAGGCAGAAGTTCAGGTAACACGTACTGTGAAAAGTGCTGATTTTAATGCTAGTCAGGATATATGGCGAAAAATAGATCAAATTGAAATCAAGAAGAATCACATCGATTCAAATCAGTACTATAGTCGATATGCAAATATGAATTTTTTGAATGAATTATCAAAAGGAACAGAATTCATGGGCTTCTTCTTGGGTGTATCATTCTTAGCAATGATGGCAAGTACATTGATGTTTAAGATTCTTTCTGGTGCATCAGATGATATTCGGCGCTATGAAATGCTTAATAAAATTGGCGCACAACGTTCCGAAATGGCGAAGGCGATTGCAAAGGAAATTGGTTACTTATTTATTTTGCCAGCTATCCTTGGTTTAATTCATGTCGTATTTGGTCTGCAAATGTTTAAAGTTATCTTGTTACAACCTTATTATCATTTTTGGATACCAGTCATGTTATTAGGCGTAATCTATGCGATTTATTACATGATTACAGTTTGGTTATATCGTAGTTTGGTGCTTGGAAAGCAGAAATAATTTGTAAGCAACTTTGGCGTAAGCTGAAGTTGTTTTTTGTAAAGACTATATTAAGATGAAAAAGATAGTATAATTGTAGTACTAGTAAATATAAAGGAGAAATCCATGGCATTAAAGAAGCAAGAACGTCAAGCATTGATTTTAGATGTTTTGGCACATGAGGTCATTGATTCGCAAGAGGATCTGATGAAATACCTACAGAATGGTGGTTACGATGTAACGCAGGCTACCATTTCACGAGATATTAAAGAACTACGTGTTGTGAGACGAGCTGATAAAACTGGTAAAAGTCGATATCAAGTTATCCAAGAAGTACCAGTTGTTGAACAATCTGATGTACAGTCAGGGATTGAAAATATGGCACAGAGTATTACTCGTGTGGAATTTATTACATCAATTTCAACGACACCTGGAAATGGCAATCGATTAGCAGCATTGATTGATAATGCGAATTTAGCAGAAGTCGTTTCAACGGTCGCTGGACACGACACAATCCATATTTTGAGTCCATCAGTGGCCGCAGCAATTAGTCTAGCGGATCAATTTAGAAATTGGTTAGGGTAATGAAAAAATTATTGGTTAAGATAAAGCAACAGTGGGCAAAAAGTTTAGGACCAATCTGGCGACGATTTCAGCTGACCCGCTGGTTCGTTGCTTTTTGTTTAAGTGTTTTTTTAATAATTAGTATCATTGGAACATTTGAAGCAAAGACGACGGATGTGACTAATTTAAAGGCGCGTTTACGTAATACAACTCAAATCTATGACATTAACGGCAATAAAGCTGGTAGCCTTTCTGGTGAGAAAGGGACATATGTGTCATATGCTCAAATATCGTCAAATGTTACGGATGCTGTTCTGGCTACTGAAGATCGAAATTTTTATCACGAGTATGGGTTTTCAATTACGGGTATTGGTAGGGCGTTAATTCTGAATGCCATGCACAAAGTAACAGGTAATGGTGCGGTATCGGGCGGATCAACGCTAACGCAACAATTGGTTAAAAATGCATTTCTATCACAAGAACAGACAACGATTCGTAAAGTTCGTGAATTGTTCTTAGCAGTTCAAGTTGAAAAAGTTTATTCCAAACATGATATTTTAGCCATGTATTTAAATAACGCTTATTTTGGTGAGGGTATTTGGGGTATTCAAGATGCCTCACAAAAATATTTTGGTGTTGATGCTAGTCAACTTAGTCAAACGCAAGGTGCGATGCTGGCTGGAATGTTACAGTCGCCTAATGGGTATAATCCACTAAATTATCCATCGGCTGCAAAAGCCCGACGAGATCAAGTGTTACAAAATTTAGTGAGTTATAAAAAAATGACGCAACAGGTTGCTAATCAATTACAAGCTGAACCGATTAATGCGACGAATCATGCAGTTGACAATTCTAGTTATGAATATCCTTATTTTTTTGATTCAGTTATTGATGAGGCGGTGAATAAGTACCATCTTAAAGAACAAGATATCATGAAAGATGGTTACAAAATTTATACCACCATGAACCAAAAAGATCAGAGTAATCTACAAGATGATTATGCCAATCCATATTTGAATCCAATTGGCAATGATTCACAGGGGGCAACCGTGGTGTTAGATGCGCGTACGGGTGGTGTTCGCGCTGTGGTTGGCGGTCGTGGTGAACATGTTTTCCGTGGTCTTAATCGCGCCACACAAATTAGAAGACAACCAGGGTCAACGATTAAACCAATCGTAGACTATGCACCAGCGTTAAGCCGTGGCTTTTCTTATGATTCAAAATTGCCCAATCATGAAATGACTTTTGGTACAAATAATTACGCACCTAAAAATTATGGGGATGTAACCACTGATGATGTGGCTATGTATATAGCATTAGAGAAGTCGTACAATATTCCAGCGGTATGGGTGATGGAACAAATTGGCCTAAATACTGCTTATCAAGCTGGTATTAAAGCGGGATTACCATTAACAAAAGCTGATAAAAATTATGCGATGGCTATAGGCGGACTTTCTAAGGGTGTTTCGCCCCTACAGATGGCACAAGCATATACTAGTTTTGCTAATGGCGGACAAATGTCTGATGCACACTTTATTACGAAAATAGTTGATGCAAGTGGCCGAACAATTGTGGATACCGTAAAACCAAAGCAGACACGCTTATGGTCACAAAAGGTGGCTAATGAAATGACGAGCATGATGTTAGGCGTATATACCAATGGAACGGGTGTCGCTGCTGATCCGACGGGCTATACCGTTGCTGGTAAGACTGGAACTACAGAAGCGGTTGGAAAAGAAAATAATGCAACGGTAGCGACTGACTCGTGGGCAATTGCATATACACCTGATATTGTGAACGTGACATGGACTGGCTATGATAACGCCAGTCAATCAATTTCACCCTATCTTAGTGCGACGGCGGGTCCATTAATGAAGAAATCTCTTGAACAGATTATTCCAAACACGGCACAGACTGATTTTGATGTCACAAGTGTTCGCACAAAACAAAAAGAACAAACTTCTGAAAGTAATAGTACAAAAGATGGGGTTTCTGGTAATATTAAAGATATCATGGGTAACATTTCCAAAGGTGCAAAAGAGGCAGGTGATACCCTGAAAAAGGGCGCCCAAACCATTTGGAATGGTATTCAAGGTATTTTAGGTCAATAGAATTTAGGAGAAATATAATGATTAATATTTATGATAATGTTAACGGTGTCGCAAGCGATTTAGTGGAAACGGCACAATATAAAAATTTACGTGATGCTGTGACTGCTATGCATCAGGATGCTGAGGCTGAAGCAGTATTCACGAAGTTTCAAACTGAGCAGCAGGCTATTCAAGAGTTAGTACAAACAGGTGCTGAACCGAGTGCTGAACAAATTGAAAGTTGGCAAGCTGTCGCGTCAGAAATGGAAAAGCATGAAACTTTGACGGCATTGATGCAGGCTGAAAGTGCTTTGAATGCATTGTTACAAGAAATTAATGCCATTATTACAAAGCCAATTGCTGAGTTGTATAATTAAATTTATGAATGAGGAAATGGTTGCAACGCAATCATTTCCTTGTTTTATCTAGAGAGAAAGATAGGACAAGATATGAAATTTATTCATGCAGGAGATTTACACCTAGGCAACGCGTTTGTTGGATTATCTGATGTACCCGATTGGGTATTGAGTCAATTACAAGTTGCGACATTGACTGCATTTCAAAACCTTATTAATTGTGCGATTCAAAAACGGGTTGATTTTGTTTTATTGCCGGGTGATATCTACAATACACATCAAGTCAATCCCCAAATTCAGTTATTTTTTATTGAACAAATGAATCGCTTGAATGACGTAGGCATTCAAGTAGTTCTTAGTTATGGTAATCATGATTATATTACTGATTTTGCGACTCAAATGTCATTGCCTGAAAATGTGACAGTCTTATCACATGAAGTCCAGACGCTTCACATGGTGACACAACAGGGAGAAACGGTTGCAATTTCGGGGTTTAGTTATGCTAAACAGCATATCCATAGCGCAATGGTTACTAACTTTCCTAGTGAAGGGCAAGATAAGTACCATATTGGCATGTATCATGGTGAGCTTGGACAAGATGGTCAGGGTGACTATGCACCATTTAGTATAAGTGAGATGAATGAAAAGCATTATGATTACTGGGCACTTGGGCATATTCATATACGAAAAACATTACAAAGTCACCCTTTTATTGGTTATTCCGGTAGCTTGCAAGGATTGAATCGCAAAGAAAATGGCGAAAAAGGGTTTTATTTGGTATCAGAGAATTCACAAGGGTGGTTAGTGCCAGAGTTTATCGCTGCAGCACCAATTGTTTGGGGTGAACAAACTGTGACCATGAATGAAGATTTAACACTGACAGATTTTGTGATGCAAATTCGAGAGCAGATGACGAAAGTAGTAAATACTGATTTAACGCTTATTAATTTGACAATCAAGACGGAAAATTGGCAATTGATACAGTTGTTGAGTTCTCCACAATTTCAACATCAAATGAATGTTGCTTCTAGAAGAGAGGACCAATACTTTGTTTATCAAATACATGTTGAAATGGCTAGGGCTCAAAATGAAATGCCAGTGATTGCTGATGAATATTGGGAAAATACATTTAATCAGTTAATATCTTTGGATAGTTTACAAAAAAATGGGTTGAATATTGTACAAAATTTAGCAGTTTTTGATTATTTTAGTCGGCCTCAAACAATGGATGATATGGGCGAACAGGTTCAAGAAATTATCCGTCAAATTCAAGGAGGCTTGTACCGTGTGGATTAAACAGGCAAAGATAAAGAGTTTTGGTCGGTGGTCGGATGAAACCTTTGAATTTGATTCAGGATTACAGGTTGTTTTTGGATTAAATGAAGCGGGAAAAACGTCATTGCATCAGTTTATTAGTGGTGTTCTGTTTGGATATCCACAGGCACGATCAAACAAGATCAAAACCTTTGAGAATCAAGGACACAACATCTATGGCGGTAGTCTGATTATTGAAACTAATCAGGGCTTTTTTGAAATTGAACGTCTTGGGCGAACCGATTCAAAATTACAAGTGATTGATTGTGCTAATCAAGTACATGAAGATAATCCAGAACAAAAATTGACAGAAATCCTAGGCCCATTAACGCGCGAAATATTTTCAGCAATTTATAGTTTTGATCAAGAAAGTCTACTGCAAATTTATAGTTTAAAACCGGCTGATTTAAATGATCATTTACGACGTATGGTGATGCCAGGAGCAGAAGCATGGTTGACCGTTGCGACCAGCTTGGAAAAAGAAACTGCATTGCAAATGGGAACGACAAAGACTGCCAAACGTCCGATTAATATGGCTTTGTCCCATTTAGAATTAAATGAGACAAATTATTTACAGGCTTTACAGACGGCACCAGATATGGCGCAACTTAATTTGGCAAGGCAGGCCGCTGATGAGCAAGTGAAACAATTATCACGTCAAATTGAGCAAGTGCAAGAACAAAAATTACAAATGAAGCAGTTAGCTAGTCAGCAGCCGATTTTTCAAAAGAAACAGGCGCTTAAGTCAGAAATGGATCAACGATTGGCGCCACTTGATAAAAGCAAAGTTAATCAAGTGACGCAATTGTTAGCCCAGCAAAAAAATTTGCAAACTGTGGGTCAACAAACACATGTAGATGATCAACAGTTGACCTATACAAAAACAATAATTTCTGATATTGATCGATTGGTTGATCAAAGACAGAAACTAAATCATCAACGAGAAACAAAGGTCGATCAACAACATTTGATTTTAAGCCATTATCCAATGGATACTTTACCAGAACCGTTGTCTCAATCAGAATATGTGCGCTTAACAGAACGCCAAAAGCAACAAAATAGTCATTCTCAGCAACGAACAATTGGCCTAGTGATAGGCTTGATAATGTGTATCGGTGGCATGATTTTGCAGAAATCAGCAATTGCTTTCATTGGCGGTATTATCGGTGTTATTTCTTATTTCAGTGCACAATGGTTGATTAAAAAAACAGCAGTACATGTGGATTATCCAGTTGAGGATATTTTAAAAATGCAGCCTGACTTGCGCTTGTTTCAAGATCTGAAGCTACAAATTCTACGAGTTGATGAGCAATTGGAACAAATTAATCAAGTAATAACAGATAATATGCAACAGATTCACTGGTTAGATGAATCAAATGATTTATTGCAAATCAAACAACGTTTTGCTGAGATTAACGTTTTACGTGAACAGCAGACACGTCAAAAAGTTGAACAATTACAATTGGAGACTAAGATTCAAACGTATTTCACACAATTAGGAATACAAGATGAGGCAGAATTGTTGGATAGGTTAGCATATGATCAAATAACTGAAAAGTTAAAAAATGAGTATGGCATGATTGAACAACAGCTGGTAGACGTAGCACCGGAAGATATGGCAAAGTTAAATCAGACGTCAGTATTAAGCGATGAAACATCAACATTAACAACACAACTACATGCGCAACAGCAACAATTAGCAGCACTGAATTATCAATGGCAGGAGTTGGGTCGAGATGGGGCACTTGGCCTTGCACAGCAAAAACTTAATAATGAACGAACAGAAGTGATTCAAATGTTGCAAGATTATTTTGTACATCGTCTTGCAAGCATCTGGATTCAAAAGACATTGGATGTAGCAATTGGTGACCAATTACCGCGTTTAATTCAAATTGCAAACCAATTTTTGGCACGATTAACACAGGGTCGGTATACTGAAATTAAATATACAAAAACATTATTGCGTGTTGTCACATCTCAGGGTGAATTGGTTAATCTGATTGATATATCTAAAGGAACAGCGGAGCAAGTATATGTGGCACTCCGGTTGGCCTTTATCAAGCAATCAGAGTTGAAATTTCAATTCCCAATATTAATTGATGATGCTTTTGTTGACTTTGATGTGCATCGCCGTGAGAGCATTAATCAAATATTAGATGAGTTTGTGCAAGCAGGTTATCAAGTTGTTTATTTTACTGCCCATCGCGGTCAATATCAAAGAGTAATTGATCTAAATGTGAGACAGCATGAGAATAGAGTGTAACTAATTGATGATATTAAGTAATAAGGAGCGTGAATAAGATGAGTGATTCAAAACAACTTCGAGATTATCAAGTTGATGAAAATATAAACGGGTTTGTATTGCTAAAACAAATTGATACACGGGTTACTAATAGTGGTAAACCATACTTAGCAATTACGGTTGCAGATCGATCAATGGAAATTTCGGGTATGAAGTGGGATACAACTGAAAACGAAGCTGCAGCTTTAAAGGTGGGCGAAGTTGTTGCAATTTCGGCTGTTAGACAAGAATATCGTGATAAGCCCCAACTAAAATTCTTTGAAATTCGTCCAACAACTCTAGGCGAGCCGAATAATCCGGCAGATTATATGGCTTCAGGTCCAATGAAAGCAAAGGAAATGGAGGAAGAAGTCAATGCACTACTTTTTCAAATTGTAAATCCAACATGGCAAAGAGTCGTGAGATTTCTTTTGAACCAGTATCATGAACAGTTCTTTACGTATCCGGCAGCGAAATCAAATCATCATGCCTTTGCTGGTGGATTAGGCTTCCATTCACTATCGATTGCTAGATTAGCGCAATCTGTCGTTAAACAATACCCAAATGTTGATGGTAGTTTATTACTAGCCAGTGCACTTCTACATGATTTAGGGAAAGTAATCGAGCTATCCGGACCAATTGCAACGACTTACACAATTCCTGGTAATTTAATTGGTCATATCGTGCTAATTGATGAACAGATTGTTTTGGCAGCACAGGAGTTAAACTTGGACTTGTTTAGTGAAGATATGGTAGTCTTACGGCATGTTATCTTGGCGCATCATGGACAGCTAGAATATGGGTCACCAGTACGTCCGTTGATTAAAGAAGCAAATATCCTACATCAACTTGATGAACTCGATGCCAATATACAAAGTTTTGATAATGCATTGGCGGAGACGAATCCTGGTGAATTTGGGGCAAAATCATGGGCGTTAGATAATCGATCAATTTATAAACCAACTGAAAAGTGAGGTTAGATATATGGCGAAGCAACTGACAGGTGATGATTTACATGAATTGTTGAAAGAACAAGCATTGTTGGAAGAAAACATGGCTCTTTTAAGTTGGGATCAGTTGACGGGAATGCCTGTTAAATCTGGCGAATTTCGAGCAGAATTAATGGCATATTTAACAAAACGTTATTTGAAAGTCACGACAGGTAAGAAAGCGAAAGCGCTATTAGATTATTATCAGTTACCAAACAATCAATCGACACTTAGTATTGATGATCAAGCCTTATTTCAGCGCTTCTCACATGATATTAAGTATGTGATTAACGTACCTGCAGACGATTATATTGCATTTGAACGTCTAAAAATTATGGCACAAGATGCGTGGGCTGCTGCACGAGAAAAAAATGATTATGCGATTTTTAAGCCGTACCTTGAAAAACTCATTCATATGACAAAACAACTGATTCCTTTATGGCAAACGGATGAGCAAACACCCTATGATGTACTATTGGGTCAGTACGAACAGGGCCTAACGACTAAAAAACTAGATTCTATCTTTAATCAAGTAAAGCAGGGTCTTGGTGCTTTACAACAAGAACTTCAATTAAATGGGGAAACACCTGATAACCAATTTTTGCATCGCTCAGTGCCTAAAGGCTTGCAATTGCGATATATTCAGCCGACCATTCAGCGACTCGGTTTTGATTTTGAACGTGGGCGATTAGATGATACGGTACACCCATTTATGCAGGATATGAACCGTAATGATGCACGTATTACAACACGCTGGTCTGATAGGGACTTCAAAATGGCTGTGCTTGGTTTATTTCATGAAGCTGGTCATGGTATGTTTGCACAGAATGTCGATTCAAAATGGGATTATACGCCCTTTAATAAGGGGATTGCGATGAGTATTCACGAATCACAGTCTTTGTTCAATGAAGTGATAATCGGACAGGATGAAGCATTCTGGTACCATGAATACCCTAAACTACAGGATATATTTGGTGATGTACTGGCAGATATTTCATTCGAACAATTTTATGATGGTTGGATGAAAACAGAACCAACACTCATCCGAACTGAGGCCGATCCACTAACGTATCCATTACACATTATTATTCGCTATGAAATTGAAAAAGCAATTTTTAATGATGACCTGGATGTATCAGAGTTACCAGCACTATGGCGAGAAAAATATAGAACATATTTAGGTGTTGTACCAGAAGATGATGTCACAGGTATCTTACAAGATATCCATTGGGCAGATGCCAGTTTTGGCTATTTTCCATCGTATGCATTGGGACATTTATACGCTGCGCAATTTAGATATGCAATGAATAAGGAGCTGGATATCTCTAGTTTGTTACAATCAGGTGATTATCAGCCATTAATTGATTGGCGCCGAAATCATATTTGGCAATATGGTGCATCGAAATCGCCAAGTGATATATTATTGACAGCGACAGGAGAGCCGCTAAATCCAAATTATTGGCTTGATTTACAACGAAAACGGTATGAAAAAGTTTATCAAGTAAAAGTGGATTGATTATTCTATTTACTTTTTGTAAGTAAAATAGTAATCTTAATGATGTTAGCAATAAACCAATTAAAGAAAGTGGAGATTAATATCATGACATTAGCAGAGAATTTCTTGAATTTGGAAGCCAAGCGACGTTCAATTTACGCATTGGGAAAGCAAGTAACGGTTGGTGATGATCAATTAGTTTCATTAATTGAAACGGCAATTAAAGAAGCACCAACATCGTTTAATAATCAAACTGTTCGGGCTGTCATTCTATTTGGTGAGAAGCATGATCAGGCTTGGGATTTGGTTGCTGATCGTTTGAAGTCAGAGGTACCAGATGAAGCAGCATGGGAAGCGACCCAAAACAAAGTCAATGGATTTAAAGCAGGTTATGCAACTGTATTGTTCTATACTGATACGGACGTTGTAAAACAATTTGAAAATGACTTTGCGTTGTATGCGGATAATTTTTATGATTGGTCAGAACAAGGGCATGGAATTGCAACTTATGCGACGTGGCTTGCCATTACAGAAGCAGGTTTAGGTGGCACAATTCAGCATTATAATCCACTTATTGACGATAGTTTTGCACAAGCATTTGACATTCCATCTAACTGGCGGTTGCGGTCACAATTTGTTATTGGTTCAATTGAAGCACCGGCAGGAGAGAAAACATATTTGGCAGATGACGATCGTTTCAAAGTTTTAAAATAATCATTCCTAATTGAATGACATAGTTTTATGGGTTATTTTATACCTTTTACTTGAAATGATGGTTCAAATTTGGTATATTTATATCTGGTTTGAAAAGCCATATTAACGATGTTCCGCTGGTCGGATGATTAATGAATGTCGATTAGGAGAT from Weissella diestrammenae includes:
- a CDS encoding YlbF family regulator yields the protein MINIYDNVNGVASDLVETAQYKNLRDAVTAMHQDAEAEAVFTKFQTEQQAIQELVQTGAEPSAEQIESWQAVASEMEKHETLTALMQAESALNALLQEINAIITKPIAELYN
- a CDS encoding ATP-binding protein, whose amino-acid sequence is MWIKQAKIKSFGRWSDETFEFDSGLQVVFGLNEAGKTSLHQFISGVLFGYPQARSNKIKTFENQGHNIYGGSLIIETNQGFFEIERLGRTDSKLQVIDCANQVHEDNPEQKLTEILGPLTREIFSAIYSFDQESLLQIYSLKPADLNDHLRRMVMPGAEAWLTVATSLEKETALQMGTTKTAKRPINMALSHLELNETNYLQALQTAPDMAQLNLARQAADEQVKQLSRQIEQVQEQKLQMKQLASQQPIFQKKQALKSEMDQRLAPLDKSKVNQVTQLLAQQKNLQTVGQQTHVDDQQLTYTKTIISDIDRLVDQRQKLNHQRETKVDQQHLILSHYPMDTLPEPLSQSEYVRLTERQKQQNSHSQQRTIGLVIGLIMCIGGMILQKSAIAFIGGIIGVISYFSAQWLIKKTAVHVDYPVEDILKMQPDLRLFQDLKLQILRVDEQLEQINQVITDNMQQIHWLDESNDLLQIKQRFAEINVLREQQTRQKVEQLQLETKIQTYFTQLGIQDEAELLDRLAYDQITEKLKNEYGMIEQQLVDVAPEDMAKLNQTSVLSDETSTLTTQLHAQQQQLAALNYQWQELGRDGALGLAQQKLNNERTEVIQMLQDYFVHRLASIWIQKTLDVAIGDQLPRLIQIANQFLARLTQGRYTEIKYTKTLLRVVTSQGELVNLIDISKGTAEQVYVALRLAFIKQSELKFQFPILIDDAFVDFDVHRRESINQILDEFVQAGYQVVYFTAHRGQYQRVIDLNVRQHENRV
- a CDS encoding metallophosphoesterase family protein, with protein sequence MKFIHAGDLHLGNAFVGLSDVPDWVLSQLQVATLTAFQNLINCAIQKRVDFVLLPGDIYNTHQVNPQIQLFFIEQMNRLNDVGIQVVLSYGNHDYITDFATQMSLPENVTVLSHEVQTLHMVTQQGETVAISGFSYAKQHIHSAMVTNFPSEGQDKYHIGMYHGELGQDGQGDYAPFSISEMNEKHYDYWALGHIHIRKTLQSHPFIGYSGSLQGLNRKENGEKGFYLVSENSQGWLVPEFIAAAPIVWGEQTVTMNEDLTLTDFVMQIREQMTKVVNTDLTLINLTIKTENWQLIQLLSSPQFQHQMNVASRREDQYFVYQIHVEMARAQNEMPVIADEYWENTFNQLISLDSLQKNGLNIVQNLAVFDYFSRPQTMDDMGEQVQEIIRQIQGGLYRVD
- a CDS encoding 3'-5' exoribonuclease YhaM family protein yields the protein MSDSKQLRDYQVDENINGFVLLKQIDTRVTNSGKPYLAITVADRSMEISGMKWDTTENEAAALKVGEVVAISAVRQEYRDKPQLKFFEIRPTTLGEPNNPADYMASGPMKAKEMEEEVNALLFQIVNPTWQRVVRFLLNQYHEQFFTYPAAKSNHHAFAGGLGFHSLSIARLAQSVVKQYPNVDGSLLLASALLHDLGKVIELSGPIATTYTIPGNLIGHIVLIDEQIVLAAQELNLDLFSEDMVVLRHVILAHHGQLEYGSPVRPLIKEANILHQLDELDANIQSFDNALAETNPGEFGAKSWALDNRSIYKPTEK